A single window of Pieris napi chromosome 8, ilPieNapi1.2, whole genome shotgun sequence DNA harbors:
- the LOC125051944 gene encoding uncharacterized protein LOC125051944, which translates to MSVDPEIVQGRENYPLKVFQATLNILSHLLIGIVVGISLIFAFRRGLPLDETSQHIVLCVLGYQLLMAESILSLSADNGWSGVLRFKDKRRAHTILQVVGSAMAFTGSIILMRIKTQNFNTLHGQFGLAAMVFTTVSLVNGVTSLYAFEWRRFCPGNISKLTHICFGVVAFASASICLCYGFDYVFFRRWATDNFTHTLIGCTACFTAIIIINPVINFAKKSYQLVSN; encoded by the exons ATGTCGGTGGATCCTGAAATCGTACAAGGAAGAGAAAATTATCCTCTCAAAGTGTTTCAAGCcactttaaatattctttCGCATCTACTAATTGGTATTGTTGTTGGTATATCTCTTATTTTCGCATTTCGTAGAGGATTGCCGTTGGATGAAACCTCGCAACACATAGTTTTGTGTGTACTTGGG TACCAACTTCTAATGGCAGAATCAATTCTGAGTCTATCAGCTGACAACGGCTGGTCTGGTGTCCTGAGATTCAAAGACAAGAGGAGGGCTCATACTATTCTGCAAGTGGTGGGATCTGCAATGGCGTTCACCGGTAGTATCATACTAATGCGCATTAAGACTCAGAACTTCAACACACTACATGGGCAATTCG GTTTAGCTGCCATGGTTTTCACAACTGTCAGCCTCGTCAACGGTGTAACCTCTCTTTACGCATTTGAATGGCGGCGATTCTGTCCAGGAAACATTTCGAAACTTACTCACATCTGCTTTGGAGTTGTCGCCTTCGCATCAGCCTCTATCTGTTTGTGCTATGGTTTTGACTATGTGTTCTTCAGAAGGTGGGCAACCGATAACTTCACTCATACTTTGATAGGCTGCACAGCCTGTTTTACTGCTATCATTATTATCAATCCTGTTATTAACTTTGCAAAGAAAAGCTACCAATTAGTGAGTAATTAG
- the LOC125051943 gene encoding uncharacterized protein LOC125051943 — MTVDIESSKAEGAPYVLKIFQATLNILAHLLIGLVVGICLIFSFSNGLPLGKTALHIVLCVIGYQLLMAEAILSLSADNGWSGVLRFRDKRRAHTILQVIGSVLALGGSFIKMSDKTQNFNTLHGQFGLVAVVFTSVGLVNGLTSLYAFEWRRFCPGNISKITHICFGIVAFAAASISLCYGFDKVFFRDWATENFTNALIGCTAAFTAIIIINPTINFFKKTYNLVSN; from the exons ATGACAGTGGACATCGAGAGTAGTAAGGCCGAAGGTGCGCCATATGTACTGAAGATTTTTCAGGCAACGCTAAACATTCTAGCCCACCTTTTGATTGGTTTAGTTGTGGGAATTTGTCTTATTTTCTCCTTTAGCAATGGATTGCCGTTGGGAAAAACTGCGCTGCACATAGTGTTATGTGTTATTGGG taccaACTCCTCATGGCGGAAGCTATACTTAGTTTATCCGCTGACAATGGCTGGTCCGGAGTTTTAAGATTCAGAGACAAGAGACGAGCGCATACCATTCTTCAAGTTATCGGCTCTGTTTTGGCACTCGGTGGTAGTTTCATCAAGATGTCGGACAAGACTCAGAATTTCAACACTTTACATGGACAATTTG GTCTCGTAGCCGTAGTGTTCACCAGTGTGGGTCTCGTCAATGGGCTTACTTCCCTTTACGCGTTCGAATGGCGACGTTTCTGTCCCGGAAACATTTCTAAAATCACCCACATCTGTTTCGGAATAGTCGCTTTTGCTGCTGCCTCCATCAGCCTGTGCTACGGTTTCGACAAAGTCTTTTTCCGGGACTGGGCTACTGAGAACTTCACTAACGCACTCATAGGATGTACAGCTGCATTCACTgctatcattattattaacccAACCATCAACTTCTTTAAGAAAACCTACAACTTGGTTTCCAActaa